From the genome of Arthrobacter alpinus, one region includes:
- a CDS encoding AAA family ATPase — MSMTPEQATWFAGTFEKLVANVGQAVLGKSHVVSLTLAAMLAEGHVLFEDAPGTGKTMLARALSATVKGSNSRIQFTPDLLPSDVTGVTIYDQKTQIFEFHKGPIFATIVLADEINRASPKTQSALLEVMEESRVTVDGTTYETGRPFMVLATQNPIEQAGTYRLPEAQLDRFLIKTSIGYPDHASTVQLLSGSGQRDRTSNMQAIITPAAVAEMADLAATTHTDAAVLEYVSRLCEETRSAPETRLGVSVRGAIAMVRLAKVWAAAKGRNYVLPDDIKELAPYVWMHRFVMDPEAEFAGATPEVVLSRVMAEVAAPQQRATA; from the coding sequence ATGTCCATGACGCCCGAACAGGCCACGTGGTTTGCAGGAACATTTGAAAAGCTGGTGGCCAATGTTGGGCAGGCAGTCTTGGGCAAGTCGCATGTGGTGAGCCTGACACTGGCCGCCATGCTGGCTGAAGGACATGTCTTGTTTGAGGACGCCCCGGGCACCGGTAAGACCATGCTGGCGCGCGCCCTCTCGGCCACGGTCAAGGGCTCGAATTCGCGCATCCAGTTCACCCCGGACCTGCTGCCCTCCGATGTCACCGGTGTCACTATTTACGATCAAAAGACGCAGATCTTTGAGTTCCACAAGGGGCCGATTTTTGCCACGATCGTACTGGCCGATGAGATCAACCGAGCCTCCCCGAAGACGCAGTCTGCACTCTTGGAGGTCATGGAAGAATCGCGGGTGACAGTCGATGGCACCACATATGAGACGGGGCGCCCGTTCATGGTCCTGGCCACCCAGAACCCCATTGAGCAAGCTGGTACCTACCGCCTGCCCGAGGCTCAACTTGACCGCTTCCTGATCAAGACCTCCATTGGCTACCCCGATCACGCCTCCACGGTGCAACTGCTCTCCGGTTCCGGCCAGCGTGACCGGACGTCGAACATGCAGGCCATCATCACCCCAGCGGCCGTCGCGGAGATGGCCGATCTTGCTGCCACCACGCATACCGATGCTGCAGTGCTCGAATATGTCTCGCGCCTGTGTGAAGAGACCCGCAGCGCACCGGAAACCCGTTTGGGTGTCTCCGTCCGCGGCGCCATCGCCATGGTGCGCCTAGCCAAGGTGTGGGCGGCCGCCAAGGGCCGCAACTACGTGCTGCCGGACGACATCAAGGAACTTGCCCCCTACGTGTGGATGCACCGTTTTGTCATGGACCCTGAAGCGGAGTTCGCCGGAGCCACGCCGGAAGTTGTCCTGAGCCGGGTCATGGCCGAGGTCGCCGCACCGCAGCAACGCGCCACAGCTTAA
- a CDS encoding DUF58 domain-containing protein, with protein MSSKSSAGKAVAFLARPFHRDGAPTRLHPTSLWAEAANVASIYVAPVWEKVAAWLARCVRPVLSTVSVLGAVVMGAAVVLWILGAAFGWQEAKVAALLASVLLLIAIVFILGTSRYAVTLDLARTRVAVGDNAVGSIAVTNTSPRAVLPSALELPVGAATALFHLPRMKPEEVHEDLFTIPTTRRAVITVGPVRSVRADPLNLLRRQVLWTEPTDLFVHPRTTGLDGPAAGFLKDLEGLPTTELSSADVSFHALRDYVPGDDRRHIHWKTTARTGKLMVRQFEETRRAHMAVALSINTDEYEREEDFELAVSAAASLGRQAIKEARELSVVTQRGPIRCETGKNMLDDMTRIFGNTRRGNAVDLARTLSDVVPNASVVFFVVGSKVTPSQLRSAAASVPPGVRSFAIRCFSGAQSARANIADLTVLTLGDLGDLAAVLRKAVA; from the coding sequence ATGAGCAGCAAATCCAGCGCAGGAAAGGCAGTGGCCTTTCTGGCCCGGCCCTTCCACCGTGACGGTGCCCCCACGCGCCTGCACCCCACCTCGTTGTGGGCAGAGGCGGCCAACGTGGCAAGCATTTATGTGGCGCCGGTGTGGGAAAAGGTGGCCGCCTGGCTGGCCCGCTGCGTGCGCCCCGTCCTGAGCACAGTCAGCGTCTTGGGCGCGGTGGTGATGGGCGCAGCCGTGGTGCTGTGGATTTTAGGTGCTGCTTTCGGCTGGCAGGAAGCAAAGGTGGCTGCCTTGCTGGCCAGCGTGCTGTTGCTAATTGCCATCGTCTTTATCTTGGGTACCTCCAGGTACGCCGTCACCTTGGATCTTGCCCGTACCCGCGTGGCTGTGGGGGACAATGCGGTGGGCAGCATCGCTGTCACGAACACCTCGCCCCGGGCCGTGCTGCCATCGGCACTGGAACTGCCCGTGGGTGCGGCCACGGCGCTGTTCCACCTGCCGCGGATGAAGCCGGAGGAGGTCCACGAGGACCTGTTCACCATCCCCACCACCCGGCGCGCTGTCATCACGGTGGGCCCGGTACGTTCGGTTCGTGCCGACCCGCTGAATTTGCTGCGCCGGCAGGTGCTGTGGACGGAGCCCACAGACTTGTTTGTCCACCCGCGCACCACGGGCCTTGACGGGCCAGCCGCAGGGTTTCTGAAGGACCTTGAGGGCCTGCCCACCACCGAACTCTCCAGCGCAGATGTTTCCTTCCATGCCCTGCGAGACTATGTGCCCGGGGATGACCGCCGCCATATCCACTGGAAGACCACCGCCCGCACGGGCAAGTTGATGGTCCGCCAGTTTGAGGAAACACGCCGCGCCCACATGGCCGTGGCACTATCCATCAACACCGACGAATATGAGCGAGAAGAAGACTTCGAGCTGGCCGTCTCGGCTGCCGCCTCGCTAGGACGACAGGCCATCAAGGAAGCGAGAGAACTGAGCGTGGTCACCCAGCGCGGACCCATCCGCTGTGAAACGGGTAAGAACATGCTTGATGACATGACCCGGATTTTTGGCAACACCCGCCGCGGCAACGCTGTGGACCTGGCCCGGACACTCTCCGATGTGGTGCCCAACGCCTCGGTGGTGTTCTTTGTGGTGGGTTCGAAGGTGACCCCCTCCCAACTGCGCAGCGCCGCGGCGTCAGTGCCTCCGGGTGTGCGCTCCTTTGCCATCCGTTGTTTTTCCGGGGCCCAATCCGCCCGGGCCAATATTGCCGATCTGACCGTCCTGACTTTGGGCGACTTGGGTGACCTGGCAGCAGTCCTGAGGAAGGCCGTCGCGTGA
- a CDS encoding transglutaminaseTgpA domain-containing protein gives MSAPRSADRPHKTQAPKSRPHKGQPRTMAARKPSAFAGGRKAWHFAVDAAVLAALLGIGVLGFGPTFGHDYRYLVAGFGAIVIGLGVAAAGAHWRLGLVIMVGLAFVTYMLFGSALAASGEAIAGVFPSLESLRGLLLGIMLSWKQLLTLAPPVGSSVEVMVVPYLSAFLAAVVAGTLAWRLRRSYWAVLPLLALFLTGILFGTAVVFLPVLRGSLLAVGAIAWLAYRHEMRRREMAGAISANRPVQDAVGARTAILRRIGLAAGVLLVAAAVTTAAAPALTTSTSREVLRDSVIPPPDLHKLPSPLTKFRDYVKNQKDTVLFTVDGLPKNGRVRVAALDNYDGVVFTVDPNSSASFAPIGDPTALNQLAAADGTAVGVVIDNYTGVWIPTMSVAQSLNYRSAGGPTPTLYLNKDSDSALNLAGVLKDDAYTMNVQLPAVDPNKLAGSDFGSVRLPKLENVPQVITTKATDIVGEADTPLKKVQALEGALQREGKFSNGLEGQTPSNSGHSAARITKLLSGKEMVGDDEQYATAMVLMARQLGIPARVVMGFYLDEKDPGNGGQSVPFKGSDVHAWVEVNFAGQGWVPFNPTPDKDHIPNPPEPQNASKPKPQVLQPPPPPQEAADLPPDSAPDALDTDVKKDKGAGILGTLLMILGVAGIPILVIALPLILIAVLKSRRRTGRFTQGLPTDRVSGGWSEVMSLATDLGAGMERNSTRRETAVVLHEAFPTSQGTTAVLAERADAAIFGPGQPSEHEVATYWQHVNESLKDMSGSVGFWKRQRAKFSPRSLLVDARARAKRHALARSHPVSEPTNHQAGTAQTSRLAQIIKKFQRGAK, from the coding sequence GTGAGCGCCCCTAGAAGCGCGGACCGCCCGCACAAGACCCAAGCGCCCAAGAGCCGCCCGCACAAGGGCCAGCCGCGGACCATGGCTGCCCGCAAGCCGTCGGCCTTTGCCGGTGGCCGCAAGGCCTGGCACTTTGCCGTTGACGCCGCCGTCCTGGCGGCGCTGCTGGGCATCGGCGTCCTGGGATTCGGCCCCACCTTCGGGCACGACTACCGCTACCTGGTGGCCGGGTTTGGCGCCATCGTGATCGGTCTGGGGGTGGCCGCCGCGGGTGCGCATTGGCGCCTAGGCCTAGTCATCATGGTGGGCCTAGCCTTTGTCACATACATGCTTTTTGGCAGCGCCCTGGCCGCTTCGGGAGAGGCGATCGCAGGCGTGTTCCCCAGCCTTGAGTCGCTGCGCGGTTTGCTGTTGGGCATCATGTTGTCCTGGAAGCAGTTGCTCACGCTGGCACCGCCTGTGGGTTCCAGCGTTGAGGTCATGGTGGTGCCGTACCTGTCGGCGTTTTTGGCGGCCGTTGTTGCTGGCACCCTGGCCTGGCGCTTGCGCCGCTCTTACTGGGCAGTGCTGCCGTTGCTGGCATTGTTCTTGACAGGGATCCTCTTCGGGACGGCTGTGGTGTTCTTGCCCGTGCTGCGAGGTTCGCTGCTGGCGGTAGGGGCCATCGCCTGGCTGGCGTACAGGCATGAAATGCGGCGCCGCGAAATGGCCGGCGCCATTTCCGCGAACCGGCCGGTGCAGGACGCCGTCGGTGCCCGTACCGCCATCCTGCGCAGGATAGGCCTGGCAGCAGGGGTTCTCCTGGTGGCTGCCGCCGTGACCACGGCCGCAGCGCCAGCCCTGACCACCAGCACTAGCCGGGAAGTGTTGCGCGATTCTGTTATTCCCCCGCCAGATCTGCACAAGCTGCCCTCGCCGTTGACCAAATTCCGTGACTACGTCAAGAACCAGAAGGACACCGTCCTTTTCACCGTGGACGGGCTGCCCAAGAACGGCCGCGTCCGTGTCGCCGCCCTGGACAACTACGACGGCGTCGTCTTCACCGTGGACCCCAACAGTTCGGCATCGTTCGCTCCCATCGGTGACCCCACGGCGCTGAACCAGTTGGCGGCAGCCGACGGGACCGCCGTCGGGGTGGTCATTGACAACTACACCGGGGTCTGGATTCCGACCATGTCGGTGGCCCAGAGCCTGAACTACCGCAGCGCTGGAGGGCCCACGCCCACGCTGTACCTGAACAAGGACTCAGATAGTGCGCTGAACCTCGCCGGCGTGCTCAAGGACGACGCCTACACCATGAACGTGCAGCTTCCGGCTGTGGACCCGAACAAGTTGGCCGGCTCCGATTTCGGTTCGGTGCGCCTACCCAAGCTGGAAAACGTGCCCCAGGTAATCACCACCAAAGCCACCGACATCGTGGGCGAGGCCGACACGCCGTTGAAGAAGGTGCAAGCCCTGGAAGGCGCCCTCCAGCGTGAGGGCAAGTTCAGCAACGGTCTGGAGGGGCAGACGCCCAGCAACTCAGGCCACAGCGCCGCCCGCATCACCAAGCTGCTCTCCGGCAAGGAAATGGTGGGCGACGACGAACAATACGCGACAGCCATGGTCTTGATGGCCCGCCAGCTTGGCATCCCGGCACGGGTTGTCATGGGCTTCTACCTCGATGAGAAGGACCCCGGCAATGGCGGGCAGTCCGTGCCGTTCAAGGGCTCCGACGTGCACGCCTGGGTTGAGGTGAACTTTGCCGGCCAAGGCTGGGTACCGTTCAACCCCACCCCCGACAAGGACCACATTCCCAACCCGCCGGAACCGCAGAACGCGTCCAAGCCCAAGCCGCAGGTGTTGCAGCCCCCGCCGCCGCCGCAGGAGGCCGCCGACCTGCCGCCGGACAGTGCCCCGGATGCGTTGGACACCGATGTCAAGAAGGACAAAGGGGCTGGCATCCTTGGCACCCTTTTGATGATTCTTGGTGTGGCGGGGATCCCCATCCTTGTCATCGCGCTCCCGCTGATCTTGATCGCGGTGCTCAAATCACGGCGCCGCACGGGCCGGTTTACGCAGGGCCTGCCCACCGATCGGGTGAGCGGGGGCTGGTCCGAGGTGATGAGCCTGGCCACCGATTTGGGGGCCGGAATGGAGCGCAATAGCACCCGCCGGGAAACCGCCGTCGTCCTCCATGAAGCGTTTCCTACAAGCCAGGGGACGACGGCGGTCCTTGCCGAACGCGCCGACGCCGCCATCTTTGGGCCGGGTCAACCGAGCGAGCATGAGGTCGCCACGTACTGGCAACATGTCAACGAATCACTCAAAGACATGAGTGGGTCTGTAGGATTCTGGAAGCGGCAGCGGGCAAAGTTCTCGCCGCGGTCGCTGCTTGTCGACGCCAGGGCACGGGCAAAGCGTCATGCTTTGGCCCGCTCCCACCCCGTCAGCGAGCCCACGAACCACCAGGCTGGCACTGCTCAAACGTCAAGACTGGCCCAGATCATCAAGAAGTTCCAGAGGGGTGCAAAGTAA
- a CDS encoding RDD family protein gives MARKVAEPCRNCGAALAPGSAFCTLCGASVPNRAAVAAPGSVPLGAPGTQQPSTMPPVNSVPGVIPVGLTQPAPLVPPQQVGTDPRLSDGTDLVPGGAGRRLLAWVIDSVLPGILIGVAVAVGIALMSEKVEGGYRTIDFSWLLILTGIAFLLSLGYRVWLWIWEAKAGKTPGNVMLGLRTTNIEGGPPGLLAIFLRTLIIALGSVVPYVGSVLLVVSNAWDTNGKRQGWHDKVAHTLVWNVKAGRDPLETGGLAGRVSFAPAPMPAISHVNSPLAQAPQAQMPPTNPPLAQMPQAPQQFAPPAVDTFAPPARQPAAPGPLAAPGPVPAPVAAVPQPMPADQDDLGETRVRPAAATSGLRLTFDDGRTETVATVALLGRNPAGYDGEMIERLVSVQDSSRSVSKTHLHLQVAPEGLWVTDRNSTNGSAITHPSGLKSPLPGGVPQLADIGDTVHFGDRSFLVGRA, from the coding sequence ATGGCGCGAAAAGTGGCCGAACCCTGCCGTAATTGCGGGGCGGCGCTGGCTCCCGGATCAGCGTTTTGCACACTGTGTGGGGCGTCCGTGCCCAACAGGGCTGCTGTGGCAGCCCCCGGATCGGTTCCCTTGGGAGCCCCCGGCACCCAACAGCCAAGCACGATGCCGCCGGTCAACAGCGTGCCCGGCGTCATCCCGGTGGGCCTGACACAACCGGCGCCGCTGGTGCCACCGCAGCAGGTGGGCACCGATCCACGCCTGAGTGACGGGACCGACTTGGTCCCGGGCGGGGCTGGACGGCGCCTGCTGGCGTGGGTGATCGACAGCGTTTTGCCGGGCATCTTGATCGGTGTGGCCGTTGCTGTCGGCATCGCGTTGATGAGCGAGAAGGTGGAGGGCGGATACCGGACCATCGACTTCTCCTGGCTGCTGATCCTCACAGGCATCGCTTTTTTGCTCTCACTTGGCTACCGTGTGTGGCTGTGGATCTGGGAGGCCAAGGCGGGCAAGACCCCCGGTAATGTGATGCTGGGCCTGCGCACCACCAACATCGAAGGTGGCCCGCCAGGACTGCTGGCCATCTTCTTGCGCACCTTGATCATTGCCCTTGGCTCTGTGGTGCCCTATGTGGGCAGTGTGCTGCTGGTGGTTTCCAACGCCTGGGACACCAACGGCAAAAGGCAGGGCTGGCACGACAAGGTGGCCCACACCTTGGTCTGGAACGTCAAAGCCGGCCGGGACCCGCTGGAAACCGGTGGGCTTGCCGGACGAGTTTCCTTTGCGCCCGCGCCCATGCCGGCCATCTCCCACGTCAACTCGCCCCTAGCCCAGGCGCCCCAGGCACAGATGCCCCCGACCAATCCGCCCCTAGCGCAGATGCCTCAGGCGCCCCAGCAGTTTGCTCCGCCCGCGGTGGATACCTTTGCCCCGCCCGCCCGGCAGCCGGCAGCGCCGGGTCCCCTTGCCGCACCCGGTCCCGTGCCCGCGCCCGTTGCAGCAGTGCCCCAGCCCATGCCAGCGGACCAGGACGATCTGGGCGAGACCAGGGTCCGCCCAGCCGCCGCCACCTCCGGGTTGCGCCTAACCTTCGACGACGGGCGTACCGAAACCGTGGCGACCGTGGCGCTCTTGGGCCGCAACCCGGCCGGATACGATGGGGAGATGATTGAACGCCTCGTCTCCGTCCAGGATTCCAGCCGCTCCGTGTCCAAGACACACCTGCATTTGCAGGTGGCCCCCGAGGGGCTTTGGGTGACGGACAGGAACTCCACCAACGGCAGCGCCATCACCCACCCGTCCGGCCTGAAATCGCCGCTACCCGGCGGGGTGCCCCAATTGGCTGACATCGGTGACACGGTACATTTCGGTGACAGGTCTTTCTTGGTGGGTCGCGCATGA
- a CDS encoding PP2C family protein-serine/threonine phosphatase translates to MSLEAGATGAQGESPAARGDEGAPASSGVRLSIGFGSDRGLRRELNEDSFLAADPIFAVADGMGGHEAGEVASRECISMLSQHPVLSAGSRGATAVDLQQALRQADERIREICNARAGTTVTGVVLVEERGVPYWLVFNVGDSRTYLLSQGSFGQVSVDHSEVQELLDAGFITAAEALIHPRRHVVTRALGTGSDTEADFWLIPVEDGDRMLVCSDGLTGEVNDEQIHRALSTLPHPQDAVDSLIQSALRSGGRDNITVVIADASNVTGGTGTASGGSQASMVEDTLPRPDADSAGQGGAGTGVGQAPAEFLVTGVPEELATPAATHESAADGSENAAVETSPEQGKQGNENHE, encoded by the coding sequence ATGAGCCTTGAAGCAGGGGCTACAGGGGCCCAGGGCGAATCCCCCGCAGCCCGCGGCGATGAGGGCGCCCCGGCGTCGTCGGGGGTGCGGCTGAGCATTGGGTTCGGCTCCGACCGTGGGTTGCGGCGCGAGCTCAACGAGGATTCTTTCCTGGCCGCCGATCCCATCTTCGCCGTGGCCGACGGCATGGGCGGGCACGAGGCTGGCGAAGTGGCCAGCCGCGAATGCATCAGCATGCTGAGCCAGCATCCGGTCCTCTCCGCAGGGTCACGGGGTGCCACGGCAGTAGACCTGCAGCAGGCCCTGCGCCAGGCCGATGAGAGGATCCGGGAGATTTGCAACGCCCGCGCCGGCACCACCGTCACCGGTGTGGTTCTCGTGGAAGAACGGGGAGTCCCATACTGGTTGGTTTTCAATGTGGGGGACTCCCGCACCTACCTCCTGAGCCAGGGCAGCTTTGGCCAGGTCAGCGTGGACCACTCCGAGGTCCAGGAACTTCTCGACGCCGGTTTCATCACCGCCGCTGAAGCGCTGATTCACCCGCGGCGCCATGTGGTGACGCGGGCGCTGGGCACCGGAAGCGACACCGAAGCCGACTTCTGGCTCATTCCTGTGGAAGACGGCGACAGGATGCTGGTGTGCTCGGACGGCCTGACCGGTGAAGTCAATGATGAGCAAATCCACCGCGCACTGAGCACCCTGCCCCATCCCCAGGACGCTGTTGACTCACTGATCCAATCGGCGCTGCGCTCCGGGGGCCGTGACAATATCACCGTGGTCATTGCCGACGCCAGCAACGTGACAGGCGGAACCGGTACGGCAAGCGGTGGCAGTCAGGCCTCAATGGTGGAAGACACGCTACCGCGCCCCGACGCCGACTCAGCCGGCCAGGGCGGGGCCGGGACCGGCGTCGGGCAGGCCCCGGCAGAGTTCCTGGTGACAGGGGTTCCAGAAGAGCTGGCAACACCTGCGGCCACCCACGAATCCGCGGCAGACGGCAGCGAAAACGCTGCTGTGGAAACATCCCCCGAACAGGGGAAACAGGGGAATGAGAACCATGAATAA
- a CDS encoding FHA domain-containing protein, with protein sequence MNNTTYRTGPWLGIVRSGSVIVLEAGTDPATVTALWDYLGAQTPSIHGVLNAVTARFGTELTGMPQFAILVHTERLHVILRGEMSLIADTAGHADAMSGREVTTWSERSLQLPDSWTLTLGAAVDSAGEVPAATLTLPLGEAVVYLGEMSRGTAATQASTQGGPGLPVAVVPVPPHTPPVGLPKVASVADLAAGAFAEPDAELGADFPPMVFDAGEGLSFDEPLDMDAIYADHAPQDGADAYAGFALAADAEWSAQLGDPTGGQPAVERTDHAHGETDMGLTIFPDHGPEEDSAYADPGEVQEGLAGEAAHANPVVDGAADDLGEPGGHDGDQSSVSESSAGEDSAVADTPDADSVGEDSADLLGADRNAPDAGESDVDGFTTNYDHLFGATEVRSVEDAAVRLDENGQELPKEEPGVVPPMPPMPPVVGNYAGLPVAGDAAVQEGQDADTELPWQPPSGVLIDSVPWGSADTPASSGEPGTGFPGENPDHDGYTLMRGDLPDALPDTPATGQQAQARPSTGPMVLARLCPQGHANPPSRALCSDCGAAINSEPREVGRPRLGRMHVSTGEVLDLDHSLIIGRQPSVSRVQGGVMPRLVQVHSASGDISRSHVEVRLDGWEVLLVDLQATNGTVLVREGQAPRRLGQGEQAILLNGDIAELGDGVSLLFEGLL encoded by the coding sequence ATGAATAACACCACTTACCGCACAGGTCCCTGGCTGGGCATTGTGCGATCGGGCTCGGTTATCGTGCTGGAGGCCGGCACGGATCCGGCCACGGTCACCGCCCTGTGGGACTACCTTGGCGCGCAAACCCCGTCCATCCACGGCGTGCTCAACGCCGTCACCGCCAGGTTTGGCACCGAGCTGACGGGCATGCCGCAATTTGCCATCCTGGTCCACACCGAACGGCTGCACGTCATCCTTCGCGGGGAGATGTCCCTGATTGCGGACACCGCCGGCCATGCGGATGCGATGTCCGGGCGTGAGGTCACCACCTGGAGCGAGCGTTCCCTGCAACTGCCCGACTCCTGGACCCTGACACTGGGTGCGGCAGTGGACTCTGCCGGGGAAGTACCTGCAGCGACGCTGACCCTGCCCCTGGGCGAGGCTGTGGTGTACCTGGGTGAAATGTCCCGGGGAACCGCAGCCACACAAGCCTCCACTCAAGGGGGCCCTGGACTGCCCGTTGCGGTAGTGCCGGTACCGCCGCACACTCCTCCGGTGGGGCTGCCCAAAGTGGCCTCCGTTGCCGACCTTGCGGCAGGGGCTTTTGCTGAGCCAGATGCTGAGCTGGGCGCCGATTTTCCTCCGATGGTGTTCGATGCGGGGGAGGGGCTCTCCTTCGATGAACCGCTGGACATGGACGCCATCTATGCCGACCACGCCCCCCAGGATGGCGCGGACGCTTACGCTGGCTTCGCCCTGGCAGCTGACGCCGAGTGGAGCGCCCAACTGGGCGACCCCACAGGCGGACAGCCCGCCGTTGAGAGGACAGATCATGCCCACGGAGAAACAGACATGGGCTTGACGATCTTCCCAGACCACGGGCCGGAGGAGGACTCTGCCTACGCAGATCCCGGTGAGGTTCAGGAAGGGCTTGCCGGGGAGGCCGCGCACGCGAACCCAGTGGTTGACGGAGCCGCGGATGACCTGGGCGAACCGGGCGGCCATGACGGCGACCAAAGCAGCGTCAGTGAAAGCAGCGCTGGCGAAGACAGTGCTGTTGCAGACACTCCTGATGCGGACAGTGTTGGCGAAGACAGTGCTGATCTACTTGGTGCCGACCGCAACGCCCCTGACGCAGGGGAGTCGGACGTGGACGGCTTCACCACCAACTATGACCACCTCTTTGGTGCCACCGAGGTGCGTTCGGTGGAAGACGCGGCCGTCCGCCTGGATGAAAACGGTCAGGAACTGCCGAAGGAGGAGCCCGGCGTCGTTCCCCCTATGCCACCTATGCCCCCCGTCGTCGGCAACTACGCAGGACTGCCCGTCGCGGGCGACGCCGCCGTGCAGGAGGGCCAAGACGCCGACACCGAATTGCCGTGGCAGCCGCCGTCGGGAGTGCTCATCGACTCGGTGCCGTGGGGAAGCGCCGACACCCCGGCCAGCAGCGGTGAACCAGGAACAGGGTTTCCAGGGGAGAATCCAGACCACGACGGGTACACGCTCATGCGTGGCGACCTCCCCGACGCACTCCCCGACACCCCGGCAACTGGGCAGCAAGCTCAGGCACGCCCGTCCACGGGACCGATGGTTTTAGCGCGGCTGTGCCCGCAAGGGCATGCGAACCCGCCGAGTCGCGCGCTCTGCTCGGACTGCGGCGCCGCCATCAACTCCGAACCCCGTGAAGTGGGCCGCCCGCGCCTGGGACGCATGCATGTTTCCACGGGGGAGGTCCTTGACTTGGACCATTCCTTGATCATCGGCCGCCAGCCGTCGGTCTCCCGCGTGCAAGGTGGCGTCATGCCCCGGCTGGTCCAGGTGCACAGCGCCAGCGGCGATATTTCCCGCTCCCATGTTGAGGTCCGATTGGACGGTTGGGAGGTGCTGCTGGTTGACCTGCAAGCCACCAATGGCACCGTCTTGGTCCGTGAAGGCCAGGCCCCGCGCCGCCTCGGCCAGGGCGAACAAGCTATCTTGCTCAACGGCGACATCGCAGAACTCGGCGACGGCGTCTCCTTGCTCTTTGAAGGACTTCTGTGA